In the Granulosicoccus antarcticus IMCC3135 genome, CGCGTATTGGTTTGGTTGGGTAGTTGCCTTCATCCGCCAGCGCAAGTGTTGCAGTGCCGGAGATAGAGGTTGCCAGCAAAGCTCCAGCGGCAACTTTACAAGCGCTTCGGCACGCTCGGCTCAATACGCTGCGACGTCCTGCCGGGTCGGTTGTTCTTGTCTGTCGAATCACGGTATGGGTACCTCTCCTCATAGTGGTAGGACCAAAATACCCATTGATATTGCAATTGTCTAGACCAATTTTGTTTTTCTTGAATAAAGTGAGGCCCAATGCAGTATCAGAAACAGATAGGCGTACCGACTGTTCGGAAAATCGCTGGCTACGGAGGGGAGGAAGGTGAGTGGCAGAACACGACAAAAGAGCAGGGCTGAGCTCCGTCGTCGTCATGTCCGATGAGCACAATCGTGATTGATCAGCCTGCTATGGTCATACATTGGCCATGACTCTACGAAGACAATCGCTGCACGTTTCCATTCACCAGAGTAGGGCGCAACTGCACCATTCTTGTTGCCGTCGATCCAGAAGCCTCCGTCACCTGCTATTTCAACGAGGCCCACCTGTGTGCCATTGCGCCAGACTTGTCCATTGGGTTCAATGGAGCCTGCATCGTTACCTCGTACCCAGACTCTGCCGTCAGTTGTGATCGAGCCAACATCAGTACTTTCAATCACCACAGTTCCCTTGCTCGAAATCGAGCCGATGTAGCTACCACCGTGATAAAGCTCCTGCTCAATTCCTTGCAGAAATTCAGGTCTTTTGGGACGTTCTTTCTTGGGTGTTTTGGCCAATTCGTCCGCGGTCTGAGTAGCCTCTTTGCGCATGATTTGAAAGCGTAGTGCCGCAGATTCAATGAGAGTCGCAGAGTCTTTGAGACTGGTGTCCGTCGTATCGGGAAAGTAGTTGGCAAGCAGTGTCATTTGCTCGTTGGCGCGAACACCTGCTGCCAATCGATTCTGATTATCGTCACCATTTTCGCCATAGGCAAAGTTGTAGATTCGCATCCGATCATCGTCTGAGATGTCGAGTATCATTTCTGCCAGTATGTGAGCATCACGAAGGGTGCTTTGACGGGCGGTGATTTGACCGGAAATTCGATCATTGATTTGTTGCTGAAAATTTCCAGTTATCCAGCGTTTGACTCGGTTGGCATCTTGTGGGCCTACGGTTCCTGAATCCAGAACTTCAAGATCTGCCTGCAATTGTTCACCACGCAGCAACTGTAGAGCCTCAGCCCAGGTAGTCAGTTGTTCAGTCGAAGCATCGTCAGCTAGTGACGGTAGGGCATTTGCCTGATATCGAGCAAGAATGTCGTCTGTATTGCCAATCATTAAAATACCACAAGCGCCGCAGCAACTAATTCTGCAGCCCTTGTGGTTTCGTACCTGGGTCATGCAGAAGTGTATCTACCGATTGTTCGATGCGCCAGATTCGGACCAGCATCATCAACATGTAGGTAGGACAGCAATTCGCCGGGAATCGCTGTCTTAAAGCAAATCGGTGAAATCCAATATCTCATTAGATATTGGATTTTCCGCATTTTCATACCAAACATTAAATGATATGGATAAGTTTCATAGTCTCTTCGACCACTTCAACTGCAGTCAATATATGTTTGTCGAATAAATTGAATCAACATGCTTGGCGTCAAGTAACAATTCATACTGGAGCTCAAGATTCTCTTTTAGTGAGCTTCTGGCCGTGTACGAATGCGCCTATTGGAGATGAACTAATTGCCTGAACTGACTGTGGAGTTAGCTCAGGCCGTTGCGCGTCTGATCAGCTCAAACCCCAGATCGACGATCTGTCTGGTGTCGCTGTCTTCTGAATTCAGAAGAATATCAGCGGCCATCTCGCCGATTCGTTTGCCGGGGAATTCGATGGTCGTGAGGTTCAGTCCGGCGGGTTGAGAGAGTTCAAGGCCACCGAAGCCGGTCACTGCCAGGTCGGATGGTACATTGATTCCCTTTCTCGCGGCTTCGCACAAAGCGCCCATAGCGAGGGGGTCGCTGACACATATTACGGCGTCAAGATCGGGCCAGCGCTCTAGCGCGCTGGAAATTCCCTGCGCGCCGGCTTCCACATCTGAAAGCTCTGGTGAAGGGCTGTCAATGAAAAGTGCAGCACCAAGTCCTGCTTCCAACAGAACATCCTGATAACCTTCGGCGCGCTGCTGTCCACGCACGTCGCCACTTCGATTTCCGCCGATAAAGGCGATCTTGCGATGCGAACGAGCAATCAGATATTCCGTGATTGCTCGCCCTGCCAATCGGTTGGAAAACCCCACGACATGGCCAATGGGGTTTTCCGGTAAATCCCAGAGCTCGACCACGGGGACATTGGAGCGGAGCAACAGCTCTCTCAATTGAGGTGTGTGCTGGGAACTGGTTAGTACCAGTCCATCTGGTCGGCGACTCAGCAGAGTACGAACAGCCGCATCTTCGAGCTCCGGTGCGTAGTCGGTATTGGCGAGCAACAGCTCGTAGTTTGAACGGCGAAGATTTCGTGACAGTCCTTCGATGGTCGAAGTAAATACTGAATCGGCGAGCGTGGACACCAGTGCTCCGACGATCTTGCTTCGGCTGGAGGACAAAGCGCCAGCCATTCCGTCCGGCACATAACCCAAATCGCGAATCGCATCAAGTACACGTTGACGGGTTTTCTCCGCCACCTTTTCCGGTGTTCGTAGCACGCGAGATACCGTTATTTTCCCCACTTTTGCTCGAATAGCGACGTCGTGCATTGTTGTCCATTTGTGCTTACTCATGCCTGTCGTTCATCAATATATTGTTAAGAATTCCGGAAAGTGTTGACATTCTACCAATGGTATCGATACCATTTGGTCAATGGTATCGATACCATTACGAAATCCAGCTGTTATGAGGGCGGTTGGGCCTAAGGTTGAGAGGACACAAATGTTATCCAAAGAGCAGATCGAATTCTATTTCGACCAAGGATATCTCTTGGTTGAAGAAGTACTTACACCCGAGGAGCTCGCTACGCTGCAGGAGCTCACGTATGGGCTGATCGACAAATCTCGAAGCGTTAGCGAAAGCAACGACGTTTATGATCTGGACAAGGGGCATTCTGCAGAGAATCCCAAATTGACGCGTGTGAAGTTACCGCACAAGCAGCATCCCTATTTTTGGGAGATTATCAAGAATTCTCGAATGACCGAGGTTCTGCGACAGCTATTGGGTGCAAACGTATTGCTACAGACATCCAAACTGAATGCAAAAGCGCCCGGCGGTGGTGCTGCGGTTGAGTGGCATCAGGATTGGGCGTTCTACCCGCATACCAACGACGATATCCTGGCCTTTGGTGTCCTGTTGGAGGATGTTGGCCCCAAGAACGGCCCACTACAGGTCATTCCCGAGTCGCATAAAGGCCCGATTCTGAGTCATAACAGCGAAAGCGGTGTATTTTGCGGCGCTGTTGATCCGAATGACCCTGAGTTCCATCTGGACCAGGCGGTGACCCTGACCGGCAAGGCGGGCAGCATGACTATCCATCATGTTCGCACCTTGCATGGTTCGGCACCTAATGTCAGCGATCGAGCGCGCCTGATGCTGTTTTATGAATGCAGTGCTGCCGATGCATGGCCGCTGATGGGAGCAGGCAACTACATGCAGCGTCTGCCACAGGCTACGCAGTGGGCTGACGTGCTGGAGCGCCTTGTCACCGGTGAGGCTGTACTGGAGCCTCGGATGGAAAAAGTACCTGTCCGTCTGCCGCTTCCGCCAGCTTCCGATGTCAGTTCGATCTTTCAACTGCAAAAATCGGGTGGTGCGAAAAGCGCCTTCAACTGATTTCCCGATCAAGTGCGGCCAGTCGCCAGAAGAGCGGCAGCCGCATGACAGAAGTGTCTGACCACACCACTATCCACCACGGAGATAACCATGATGAATTTCAGAGTACTGGGTGCAGCAGCTGCATTGGGCCTTTTTTCATTCACTGCACAGGCTGATCAGATTGAACTGCACGGCGCGTCGCAGTTTGATGACAACCACCCCTACACCAAGGCCTTGTCGAAATTTGCAGAACTGCTGGATACGTATTACGAAGGCGAGCACGAACTGAGTTTCGTGCTGCACAAGAGTTTCGAACTCGGCAACGAAAAAGACTATGTCGGGTTCATGAATCAGGGGATCTCGGTGGATTACGCTATCGTGTCGCCATCGCATATGTCCACTTTTTCGCGAGCTGTAACCATCGCTGATATGCCTTTTCTGTTCCGCGATGTGCCTCATTTTGAAGCGTCTATTGCAGCCGATGTCTTCGCCCCGTTGGAAGAAGAGTTGAAAAACAAGGCAGGTCTGCTTCTACTGGGTTATGGCGGAGGGGAGAAAAGACACCTCTTTGGCACCAAGGATTTGGGATCCATGGAAAAGCTGAAAGGCTTTCGCATGCGAGTTCAGGGTTCGCCCATCCAGACGCGTATCTTCAGCGCCATTGGTGCTGCACCGCAGGTGATTGCCGGTGGAGAAGTCTACAGTGCTATCCAGACCGGCGTGATTGATGGTGGAGAAAATTCCGCCACTACGTTCGAATCATTGAAATGGTATGAGGTCGGACCCGAAGTCACGCTGACGACTGTGGCCATTACCGTGCGCCCGCTGGTCTTCTCCGGCAAGCGCTTCAATGAATTTGATGAAGAAGTTCAGCAAGCGATTGTCAAAGCGGGAGCAGAGGCCATGGCCTATGAGCGCGCCCTGGAAATCAATGGGGACGACGCTAAGCTGCAGCAGCTTGTTGATGAAGAAAAACTGAGGACACACCCTTTCGAGGATCGTGCTGCCATGGTCGCTCTTGCTGAGCCGATTAAGATCGAATGGGCCGCCGAAATAGGTGCCACCTCAATTCTCGAAGCAATAAACGCGGTCAAGTGATCCGTTGTTGTTCACGTGTGGCCGTATACGGGCCGCATGTGAGCAGTCCTTCGAAAACCAACACAAGCACATACCTGGAGGAAGGGAATCACATGCGATTCGTACTTGATTGGTATTACCGCATCTTGCAGTTTGCACTTACAACCATGCTTGTATTGTTGTTGGTGCCTGTCAGCATGCAGATTCTGGCGCGCTTCAGCGAATTCGTGCCGCGCTACATCTGGACCGAAGAAGTTTCCCGGTTTGCCTTTATCTGGATAATCATGTTGGGTGCAGTTGTTGCCATTCGAGATAAATCACATCTTGTTGTGGATGTGTTGCCGAAAATGCGCCCTGGAATCGAGAAGTGTCTGACAGTGCTGACATTGACAGCGATGTTCGTAGCGGGTTGTTTCTTTACCTATGGCGGTTATCATTTTTCTCGTTTCGGTGCACTTCAGCACTCCGAGCTGGCCGGACTTCCAATGCTTGCCATCTACATCGCCTGGCCCTTCATGGGGGTAAGCTGGTTGGTCTTCACCATCGAACAGATTCACGATCACGTCACTGATAACAAGGAATGCAGACATGGGACCGTTTGAAGCAAGTATTCTGCTGTTTTCCGTCTTCCTTCTGCTGGTCGCGATACGTGTGCCAGTGTCGGTGGCGCTAGGTCTGGCAACCTTGCCGGTTTTCATTCTGCATGATCGGCTGACAATATCGCTCCTGTTTACGGAGATGTTCAAGGCTTACAACTCCTTTCTATTATTGTCGGTGCCGTTTTTCCTGCTGGCTGCGAATTTGATGAATGCAGCGGGGATAACCGATCGTATGATACGGCTGTGCCGGGCGCTTGTCGGTTGGATGCCAGGCGGCCTTGGGCACGTCAATGTATCAGTTTCCATGCTGTTTGCAGGGATATCGGGATCGTCTACTGCGGATGCCGCGGGTATTGGATCATTGATGATTCCCGCCATGGAAAAGGAAGGGTATGACACCTCTGTATCCGTTGCGATTACTTCCTGTTCATCGGTAATGGGCGTCATCATTCCTCCGTCCGTGTTGATGATCATCTGGGGTGGCGTGATGTCGGTTTCCATCGGATCATTGTTTCTGGCAGGCGTTGTTCCCGGCATTCTGATAGGTGGCTCGATGATGGTTGCCGTCTATCTTTATGCCCTGAAACGAGGCTATCCTCGCTATGCGTTCCCCAGCATGCGCGAACTGTCAGCGGCCTTTGCGTCAGCGTTCTTCGCACTGACGACACCAGTGGTCATTGTGGGAGGTATCGTCGCCGGATTTTTTACGCCTACCGAGGCCTCTGTCGTGGCAGTGCTTTACTCAATGCTACTCGGGCTATTTGTCTATCGAAGTCTGACGTTTCGTGAGTTGCCGAAAGTCTTTTATGATAGTGCACGGTTCGCCGCGATAGCCCTTTTTGCCGTCGGGACGGCTTCGGCGTTTTCTTTCCTGCTCGCCTATTTTCAGGTGCCGAAATCGCTAGTAGTCTTGTTCGCGGACATGCAGCTCGGACCGATTGCAACAGCGCTGATAGTCGTGGCGTGTTTCCTGGTCATCGGCATGTTCATTGACGCTATTCCCGCGATTATCATATTGGGTACGGTGCTCTGGCCAGTTGCAGAAACCTCGGGTATGCATCCCATTCACTTTGCCATTCTGGGGGTGGTCTCTCTGGCTTTTGGGCTGGTGACGCCGCCCTATGGTTTGTGTTTGATGATTGCGTGCTCCATCGGAAAAATACGCGTTATCGACGCGCTGCGTGACACGTTGATAATTCTCGCTCCGATGCTGTTCATATTACTGTTGATCGCAGTACTGCCTGATCTGATCCTGTGGCTGCCACGACTTCTGATGCCAAAATTCATGTGATGAAACGCCGTCAAATTCCTTCGACAATGGAAAAAATCATGAAAAAACCAATCGTGTTTACCGCTGTTCTGGGGTTTTCGACTGCATGCCTGGCAGTTGAAATTCCGGACTATCCAGCTCCAACCGGAGACACTACTATCGTATCTGCGGAGGCGCAGGTGGAGCTCGTGTTCAGTGGCGGTTGTGCCGTTGCTGAAGGGATTGCTGCGGGCCAGGACGGGATGATGTACTTCTCGGATGTGACTTTCACCGACTTCTGCAAGGATGAGGCAGGTGTTTTTCCTCAAGGCGGTCATATCTGGCAATACGACCCAGCTACCGATACAAGCTCGATCTTTCTGTCGCCATCCAATATGTCCAACGGTATCGAATTCGATGCCACGGGCACAATGGTCTTCGTTCAGGGGCCTGACAGTGGTGGTCGGCGTGTCATGAAAAAGGACATGAATACAGGTCGAGGGTTCATTCTCACTCATCTCTTTGAAGGGCGTGAATACAACGGACCCAATGACCTTACGATTGACGAAGCAGGTCGCATCTATTTCAGTGATCCGAAATACTTTGGATACGAGCCGATGGAACAAGCACAGCATTCTGTGTTCCGCATCGACCCGGATGGAGGTGTGACACGGTTGCTGTCAGATGCCGGTAAGGTCAATGGTGTGCTGGTGTCGCATGATCAAAAGACTCTTTATGTCGGTGCGTGGGATAACGGCACAATGGACTTCATTCGTATTCCTGAAGGCGAAGGTGCGATGCCTGCCTACATCAAGGCGACACAGGCCATCTATGCTTATGATCTCGCGCCGGATGGTAGCGTCGGAGCACGTCGCACTTTCCTGGAAATGCCGTTCGGTGCGCCGGATGGTTTCGCTTCCGATGTCGACGGGAATCTTTATGTCACCGTTCGGCATGAGGATCCGGCCAAGCGGGGAGTCTATGTATATAGTCAAGAGGGCAAGGAAGTTGCGCAGATTCTCCTGCCTGACACATTTCCAACCAATGTGGCCTTTGGACGTGGAGCTGCGTCAAAGATGCTCTACATCACGGCATCAAACAGTCTTTTTCGCGTGCAATTGAACAAGGATGGTTATCAGTTGCCAGCAAAGTAAAGGTATCCAGTTCGAGCCTTGCGATGCCCTTCATTCCAACCAAAGAGAGCGCGTAAACATGACACAAACTAATCTGCCAGAAAGCACAGCAAAGAATGAGGTGATAGTCGCCCTTATCGGCTGCGGTTTGATGGGTTTCGCCATAGGCCAGCGTCTGTTGGATGTTGGCATTGGTCTGCGTCCTTTTGATAAGGACGCTACCAGAGCATCTGGATTGGTGGGGCGAGGGGCGATCGACTCCCGGTCTGCCGCTGATGCTGCATCAGGTGCGCAGATCATAATTCTGAGCCTGAATACTGCAGCAATAGTTCGGACCGCGGTGTTCGGAGAGGGCGGTGTTGCCGAAGGTGCTGCGCGTGGCAGTCTGGTTGTTGACATGTCCTCCATCAGTCCGGAGTCAACCCGAGAATTGGCCAGCGAGGCAGCTACAGTGGGTCTGCGCTGGCTCGACTGCCCCTTGTCGGGAGGGGTGCCACGGGTGGCAACCGGCGATCTTACTGTCATGGCAGGCGGTCTGCCTTCCGATTTTGAGGCGGCTCGCAAGGTGATGTCGAGGCTGGCTTCGAACTACACCTTGATGGGGCCAAGTGGTGCCGGGCAAGTCACCAAGGCGATCAACCAGGTTCTGGCGGCCATCAACTTTCAGGCTATTGCCGAGGCCACACAATTGGCATTGGACAATGGTGTGGATGCTGCAAACATTCCACGTGCCATTTCGGGTGGTCGCGCAGATTCTGTCCTTGCGCAGGAATTCATGGCAAAAATGGCAACGCGCGATTATAGTCCTTCGGGTCGTATCGACAACATGCTGAAGGATATGACGGCTGCGTTGGATATAGCTGATGCATCCGGTACCGAAACTCCTGCGTTACGCCTGACTGCCGAGATTCATCAACGGCTGGTCGCGCAGGGTTTTGGTGATAATGATAACGCAGCATTGATGCGACAGTTTGACAAACCTCTATAGTCGTTTCATCAGCGCTTAGTCAGTTTCAGCCTACCCCTGCAAACAACTGGGGTTGTTCTCAGTTTGATATTGATGAACTTCGATCCACTGTTCTACAGAGTGCGGGCAGGCGTGTGCGGCTTGTCCTCATGACAGCCGTTACTATTGTTGCAGGCCTGTTTCCGATCATGATCGGCTCGGGTACGGGCTCTGAGGTGGTTCAGGGTGTTGCAGCACCGATGGTCGGTGGGATACTCAGTACAACGGTCTTGACCATGCTGGTTATACCTGTCGTCTACTTCTTGTGGGAACGCCGCGAGCTCAAGCGCCTACTGGTTTCGACGGTGGATGTCATTTTCGAGTTGGAATGGTGGAGCGAGTCCTAGAGTTGACAGCCACACAGGGCCCGCGCGAAGCCACTCACTCGAGCGGTCGCTTGATGGCTGAGTTTGTCGGAACAACACTCTGGCAAGTGCAACAGATCTGGAAGGCTGCCGGACTCAAGCCGCATCTGTGCAAAGCATTCAAGATCAGCAACGATCCGGATTTCGCCGAGAAGTTCACTAACATTGTCGGCTTGTATATGGATCCACCGAATAATGAAGTTGCCTTGCGAGACTGGTGTCCGTCGTATCGGGAAAGTAGTTGGCAAGCAGTGTCATTTGCTCGTTGGCGCGAACACCTGCTGCCAATCGATTCTGATTATCGTCACCATTTTCGCCATGGGCAAAGTTGTAGATTCGCATCCGATCATCGTCTGAGATGTCGAGTACCATTTCTGCCAGCATGTGAGCATCACGAAGGGTGCTTTGACGGGCGTTGATTTGACCGGAAATTCGATCATTGATTTGTTGCTGGAAATTTCCAGTTATCCAGCGTTTGACTCGGTTGGCATCTTGTGGGCCTACGGTTCTCGAATCCAGAACTTCAAGATCTGCCTGCAATTGTTCACCACGCAGCAACTGTAGAGCCTCAGCCCAGGTAGTCAGTTGTTCAGTCGAAGCATCGTCAGCTAGTGACGGTAAGGCATTTGCCTGATATCGAGCAAGAATGTCGTCTGTATTGCCAATCATTAAAATACCACAAGCGCCGCAGCAACTAATTCTGCAGCCCTTGTGGTTTCGTACCTGGGTCAAAACGCCTCTGCTCAGGCGCTACGACGAGCCAGTTCCCGGCGACGCTGGGTGAATTGCTCGTGTGATTGTTCCGTACCGTCGTGGAACGATCCGAACACCTTGTCCCAAGGCACGTCCAGGCTGCCGTAGTTGCACTCGAAATAGCGATGATGCATCTGGTGGTGGAAATTGCCCAGGGCCATGGATTTTTTATTCTTGACCAGCAAGCCTTCGAATCCGGCATGTGAAGTTGCAGCGGTCAGTGCCTGATGTTGCATATGAAACAGGATATGGATGGGGTGAGCGGCAACCAGCCAGTGGATCAGAACCGAGCTGAAGAAGAGGAAATGCTCAAGCGGGTGCATGGACAAGCCCGACCATGGACCGATGTTTGTATTCCGGTGATGCAGGGAGTGGGCGATCTTGTAAAGCGGTGGCCAGTGCAGAAGGCGGTGGATCCAGTAGAAGTGAAAGGATATCCACAAAGGGGTCAGGAAAAACAGGGCGATGAACCACAGCGGATTCTGAGTCCACTGCAACATGGGGGCATAGCCATTTGCCATGGCCCAGAGCATCAAGGCTTCAAAAGCGGTCCAGAAGAAGACACCACTGCCCAGCGTCCAGAACATAGTGTCGCGATGCGATTATCCATCAAGGCCATGCACTACTTTCTAACGGCTGTCGATCTGCGTTCGATTGTGCGGGCAGCGCAGCACAGGAACGTGGTGCCGTCGGCCATTTCAAGTGCCATTGATGCCGTGGAAGGCGAATTTGGCCTGAAGCTCGTTCAGCGTTTTCCTGCCAAAGGTATTCAGCCTACCGCTGCCGGCATCATCATCGCGCAGAAGATTCGTCGTCTGATTGAAGAATATGATGATCTGATTATCGGGGGTAACGAGCTACGTGATGCGCTGTCGGGGAAGCTGTCCATCGGCTATTACGCACCCATGGCACCCGCTTTTCTGCCTGCGACGCTGGCGCCGTTGATGATGGAAAATCCGGAGATCAGGTTGCAGTGCATCGAGTGCAATAATGAAAGCGCGCAGCTCGGACTACTTGATGGCACCTTCGATGTCATCGTGTTTGTCTCCGATAGTGTGCATCTGGGTATCAGCTGCGACACACTGATTGATGCACCACCGTATCTTCTGTTGCCGCCGACTCATCCATTGGCCAAGCGCCGTTCTGTGGCATTCGCCGAACTGGCCGACCTGGATATGGTATTGCTGGATTTGCCATTTACGACCAAATATTTGCGCGGTCTGTTCGAGGGTATCGGTTTCGAGCCGCAGATCGTGGCCACCGCATCGAGCTCGGAGATGGTCAGAAATCTGGTCGGGGCGGGAGTGGGTTGTTCGATTCTCAATATGCGCCCGCTTGGCGGTTCGACCCATAGTGGCAAACCCGTTGTCGAAATACCGATTCGACCGCCTGTTCAATCACTGCGCCTGGTGCTGGGGTATCTGGATGGCAATCCACGTCGTGTGGTCAGTGCCGTAAGAGAGTCCATTCTGGCGTATTTTGGTACGCCTGACGCCCGTAAGTTGATTGTCGCCAATAAGGGGAAAACGCGCCGTCGGACAGTATCTGACCAGGCGGCGGATGAGCTTGAGTAAGGTTCACAACGATAGATTGTCGCCCAGCGTTGTCAGGGTGGTCTGCAGGCCTTGGCGCATGTGATCTTTCAGGTGTTCCAGCATGGCCTCCAGAGAGTCTCCGTGGGCAAGTCTGACGTAGTCATCGTGTGACTGTCTCAAAGGGCCGCAGCGATCATGAGCTCGCTGATGCAACGAGAAGTACAGGTTCAGGTTGGGGCGCATGGATTCCCAGCTGCGTTGCAGCAAGCGGTGGTCGCTGAGCTCGTAGCACCAGGCATGCAGGTGTAGCTCCTGGGAAATAGCCAGATCCGTATCGGACCCTGCATCAATCGTTCTGATCAGGGTTTCATTGCGCAGTGTCAGCTCTGCCAGAGAGTCAGGGGTACGGTGAGACCAGCATCGTTCAAAGGCGAATGATTCGAGCGCGGTGCGCAATGAATACAACTCTTCCAGGTCGCGTCGGGTCACTGAGCGCACATAGAGGCCTTTATAGGGAACGCTGACAAGCAATCCGATTTCAGCCAGCTCGCGGATGGCCTCGCGCAGCGGTCCACGACTGACTTTCAGGGAGTTTGCCAAGTCCTGTTCTGTCAGCTTCTGCCCCGGCTGAAAATTACCAGCCACGATATGTGTCGTCAGTTGCTGAGCAATGCGGTGACGGACCGTCATGTCGTCAAGCGGTTGCAGGGCCGGAATGTTCAATGCGCCTCCTGTGCTCTAGTCGTTAAATGAAATATAGGTGTATATCCCATTGTGTAGCACAAACCCTCATCAGGCAGGGGCTCCCGTTCAAAGTTGCATGATTGTTGACAATCCTACAACAGCAAGGCACTATTTTGTCGAGCTGCGAAGACTGGACCAAGCAATTTGCTATGGGACCCGTGGCAGTTTTTCCGGGGTGACTGGTTGATCAGATCCGTCAGTGCCCGTGATTTTCAATAGCAACTGGAGATGTATCTCATGTATATCAGAAGACGATTGGCGGCCTTTACTGGCATGAGCCTCTTGGGCATAGCCTCACTGACATCGGGAGTTGTCCAGGCGCAGGAATTCATCACTATCGGCACGGCCGGTCAGACTGGCGTTTACTACGTCGTTGGGCAGTCTGTTTGCCAACTGGTCAACCGCGGTACAAGCGATCACAACTTTCGCTGCACAGCGCCTGCCACTGGCGGATCAATTGCCAATCTGAACGGTATTCGAGCTGGAGACTTCAACTTCGGTGTTGTGCAGTCTGACTGGCAGCATCACGCCTACAACGGCAGTAGTGCATTCGAAGAGGCGGGTCCCAACGAGGAATTGCGTTCCGTACTGTCGGCGCATGCTGACATTGTCACCATCGTGGCGCGTGCCGATTCCGGGATCGAAAAGCTGGATGACTTGCGTGGCAAAAAAGTCAATATTGGAAACCCGGGATCAGGTTCGAGGGCCACAGCTGAAGTCCTGCTGGAGACTATCGGTGTTGACGAACTGGCGCTGGCCTCCGAGCTGAAATCTGCTGAACAATCGGCGGCTCTGTGCGATAACAAGATTGAAGCCATGATGTTCTCGGCCGGCCATCCTGTAGGCAATATCAAAGAGGCA is a window encoding:
- a CDS encoding sterol desaturase family protein, which produces MFWTLGSGVFFWTAFEALMLWAMANGYAPMLQWTQNPLWFIALFFLTPLWISFHFYWIHRLLHWPPLYKIAHSLHHRNTNIGPWSGLSMHPLEHFLFFSSVLIHWLVAAHPIHILFHMQHQALTAATSHAGFEGLLVKNKKSMALGNFHHQMHHRYFECNYGSLDVPWDKVFGSFHDGTEQSHEQFTQRRRELARRSA
- a CDS encoding LysR family transcriptional regulator, with product MRLSIKAMHYFLTAVDLRSIVRAAQHRNVVPSAISSAIDAVEGEFGLKLVQRFPAKGIQPTAAGIIIAQKIRRLIEEYDDLIIGGNELRDALSGKLSIGYYAPMAPAFLPATLAPLMMENPEIRLQCIECNNESAQLGLLDGTFDVIVFVSDSVHLGISCDTLIDAPPYLLLPPTHPLAKRRSVAFAELADLDMVLLDLPFTTKYLRGLFEGIGFEPQIVATASSSEMVRNLVGAGVGCSILNMRPLGGSTHSGKPVVEIPIRPPVQSLRLVLGYLDGNPRRVVSAVRESILAYFGTPDARKLIVANKGKTRRRTVSDQAADELE
- a CDS encoding GntR family transcriptional regulator; this translates as MNIPALQPLDDMTVRHRIAQQLTTHIVAGNFQPGQKLTEQDLANSLKVSRGPLREAIRELAEIGLLVSVPYKGLYVRSVTRRDLEELYSLRTALESFAFERCWSHRTPDSLAELTLRNETLIRTIDAGSDTDLAISQELHLHAWCYELSDHRLLQRSWESMRPNLNLYFSLHQRAHDRCGPLRQSHDDYVRLAHGDSLEAMLEHLKDHMRQGLQTTLTTLGDNLSL
- a CDS encoding TAXI family TRAP transporter solute-binding subunit, with the protein product MYLMYIRRRLAAFTGMSLLGIASLTSGVVQAQEFITIGTAGQTGVYYVVGQSVCQLVNRGTSDHNFRCTAPATGGSIANLNGIRAGDFNFGVVQSDWQHHAYNGSSAFEEAGPNEELRSVLSAHADIVTIVARADSGIEKLDDLRGKKVNIGNPGSGSRATAEVLLETIGVDELALASELKSAEQSAALCDNKIEAMMFSAGHPVGNIKEATVACDTRFLQVEGDAIDQMIADTVYYSKAEIPAGMYKGQPDTIHSYGPLATLVSSTNTSADAVYAVVKAIFDNFDRFKSLHPAFANLNEKDMISSGIIAPLHEGAIRYYKEKGWM